In Candidatus Thermoplasmatota archaeon, a single genomic region encodes these proteins:
- a CDS encoding UbiA family prenyltransferase — MNIREYLKLARSFNAVLTGVSPVMGALAMGHYNVFILFLLFLVGFFGHTFGFVFNDIIDYTLDTQSQEISDRPLVSGTITKKNAYLFAFAAMFVAFLIASFIAYTTNQYFPLVILILSAGCIALYDLISKKYPFTDIFVALGIFFLIIYGALTVTGKLTLLTPITWIVGILGAIQVLYMQIIAGGMKDIENDYKHGANTLAVKLGVRIYDSQLIISKNFKAIAYGLQLVDFIMVGTAFYILKESLQISFFQVAQWILLIFIALFMFFLSHKLLSMKRFDRMKARKYIGSHYMINFALVPIMLMTQNPWIGLLAFFPALGFILSNLILHGTLLQPKTM; from the coding sequence ATGAACATACGAGAATATCTGAAACTTGCACGATCATTCAATGCAGTTCTAACAGGAGTTTCACCAGTTATGGGTGCCCTCGCCATGGGTCACTACAATGTTTTCATATTATTCCTGCTGTTTCTTGTTGGTTTTTTTGGACATACCTTTGGTTTTGTATTTAACGATATTATTGATTACACACTGGATACACAATCTCAAGAAATCAGTGACCGACCATTGGTCAGTGGAACAATTACCAAAAAAAATGCCTATCTCTTCGCATTTGCCGCTATGTTTGTTGCCTTTCTCATCGCCAGCTTCATAGCATATACCACAAATCAGTATTTTCCACTCGTTATCCTCATCCTCTCTGCTGGATGCATTGCTCTCTACGATCTCATTAGTAAAAAATATCCATTTACCGATATTTTTGTTGCTCTTGGAATTTTCTTTTTAATTATCTACGGAGCATTAACCGTTACTGGAAAACTCACTCTACTCACACCAATCACATGGATCGTTGGAATCCTTGGTGCTATACAAGTACTGTATATGCAGATCATCGCTGGTGGTATGAAAGATATTGAAAACGATTACAAACACGGCGCAAACACCTTAGCAGTGAAACTTGGTGTGAGAATCTATGATAGCCAACTTATCATATCAAAAAATTTCAAAGCAATTGCCTATGGACTTCAACTCGTTGATTTTATTATGGTTGGAACTGCATTCTATATTCTCAAAGAATCCTTACAGATCTCATTTTTCCAGGTTGCACAATGGATTCTTCTCATCTTCATCGCTCTGTTCATGTTTTTCCTCTCACATAAACTCCTATCAATGAAACGTTTTGACCGTATGAAAGCACGAAAATACATTGGCAGTCATTATATGATTAATTTTGCTTTAGTCCCCATTATGCTTATGACTCAAAATCCGTGGATTGGATTGTTGGCATTCTTCCCTGCCCTAGGATTTATCTTATCTAACCTCATTTTGCATGGAACACTACTTCAACCAAAAACAATGTAA